In the Deinococcus ficus genome, one interval contains:
- a CDS encoding aspartate:alanine exchanger family transporter, with translation MIQTLIDQPLLLLFLIAAIGYPLGRLNVRGFSLGIAAVLFTGLAFGALDENLKTPPLLYEFGLVLFVYTIGIASGPAFFSAMRRGGPRDNATVVASILLAGGVVAGAARLLGLHGTHAAGLFSGALTNTPALAGALERLRAGGATDALQSEPVVAYSVAYPMGVIAMLLAISLLKKLWRVPDARPPEEITHRSVRVQRPDALQALPATLRIGRYQHGNAVRLAGLYDEQLRREIQPGDIISLIGPASALRAAIPALGEDLGEALELSRETLDMRRMFVSDRRMAGRRLGDLPLHEKYGATVTRVRRGDTDHLADENTVLQLGDRVRVVAPREHMPALTQLFGDSYHRLSEIDAMTFSVGIALGLLLGMIAIPLGGGQTFKLGLAGGPLIVGLILGAVGQTGPLNWQLPYNANLTLRQIGLILFLAGVGSRSGYAFFTTVASPLGLKLFLAGTLVTTVAAVTLLTVAHKVQKIPFAHAAGMIAGLQTQPAVLGFATETMKSDEPNVGYATVYPLATIAKLILAQLLLGAGG, from the coding sequence TTCTCGCTGGGGATCGCTGCGGTGCTGTTCACGGGGCTGGCGTTCGGGGCGCTGGACGAGAACCTGAAGACCCCGCCGCTGCTGTACGAGTTCGGGCTGGTGCTGTTCGTGTACACCATCGGAATCGCCAGCGGCCCGGCGTTTTTCAGCGCCATGCGGCGCGGCGGGCCGCGCGACAACGCCACGGTCGTCGCCAGCATTCTCCTGGCGGGCGGGGTGGTGGCGGGCGCCGCGCGCTTGTTGGGCCTGCACGGCACGCACGCCGCCGGGCTGTTCAGCGGCGCGCTCACGAACACCCCGGCCCTGGCCGGCGCGCTGGAACGCCTGCGGGCGGGCGGCGCCACCGACGCGCTGCAGAGCGAACCGGTGGTGGCGTACTCGGTGGCGTACCCCATGGGCGTGATCGCCATGCTGCTCGCCATCAGCCTCCTGAAGAAACTCTGGCGGGTGCCGGACGCCCGCCCGCCGGAGGAGATCACGCACCGCAGCGTCCGCGTGCAGCGCCCCGACGCCCTGCAGGCGCTGCCGGCCACACTGCGCATCGGCCGGTACCAGCACGGAAACGCCGTGCGGCTCGCCGGACTGTACGACGAGCAGCTGCGCCGTGAGATCCAGCCCGGGGACATCATCAGTCTGATCGGCCCGGCCAGCGCCCTGCGGGCTGCCATCCCCGCCCTCGGGGAGGACCTGGGCGAGGCGCTGGAACTCTCCCGGGAGACACTGGACATGCGGCGCATGTTCGTCAGCGACCGCCGCATGGCCGGCCGGCGCCTGGGCGACCTGCCGCTGCACGAGAAGTACGGCGCGACCGTTACCCGGGTGCGCCGCGGCGACACCGACCACCTCGCCGACGAGAACACCGTGCTGCAACTCGGGGACCGCGTGCGCGTCGTCGCGCCCCGCGAGCACATGCCCGCCCTGACCCAGCTCTTCGGGGACAGCTACCACCGCCTCTCTGAGATCGACGCCATGACCTTCAGCGTCGGCATCGCCCTGGGCCTGCTGCTCGGCATGATCGCCATTCCCCTCGGCGGCGGGCAGACCTTCAAACTCGGGCTCGCGGGCGGACCCCTGATCGTCGGGCTGATCCTCGGTGCAGTCGGACAGACCGGCCCGCTGAACTGGCAGCTGCCGTACAACGCCAACCTCACCCTCCGGCAGATCGGCCTGATCCTCTTCCTCGCGGGCGTGGGCAGCCGCAGCGGGTACGCGTTCTTCACCACCGTCGCCAGCCCCCTGGGCCTGAAGCTGTTCCTGGCGGGCACCCTGGTCACCACGGTCGCGGCCGTCACCCTGCTCACGGTGGCGCACAAGGTGCAGAAGATCCCCTTCGCGCACGCCGCCGGCATGATCGCCGGCCTGCAGACCCAGCCGGCCGTGCTGGGCTTCGCGACCGAAACCATGAAAAGTGACGAACCGAACGTCGGGTACGCTACCGTGTACCCGCTCGCCACCATCGCCAAGCTCATCCTTGCGCAACTCCTGCTGGGCGCCGGGGGGTGA
- a CDS encoding type 1 glutamine amidotransferase domain-containing protein → MASDHPLKGKRVAILAADGVEEIELTSPRQAVQDAGATTTLISLKPGQIQSMKGDIEPQAKYDVDRTVKDVSPDDFDALILPGGTVNPDKLRLDDHALTFIQGMYDAGKPIAAICHGPWTLSETGIAKGKRLTSWPSLKRELTLAGATWVDEEVVTDGQITTSRNPDDLPAFNARITEQFAR, encoded by the coding sequence ATGGCATCCGACCACCCCCTGAAAGGCAAGCGCGTCGCCATCCTCGCCGCGGACGGCGTGGAGGAAATCGAACTCACCAGCCCCCGTCAGGCCGTCCAGGACGCCGGCGCGACCACCACCCTGATCAGCCTGAAGCCCGGGCAGATCCAGAGCATGAAAGGCGACATAGAACCCCAGGCGAAGTACGACGTGGACCGGACCGTGAAGGACGTCAGCCCTGACGACTTCGACGCCCTGATCCTCCCCGGCGGCACCGTCAATCCCGACAAACTCCGCCTGGACGACCACGCCCTGACGTTCATCCAGGGCATGTACGACGCCGGCAAACCCATCGCCGCCATCTGCCACGGTCCCTGGACCCTCAGCGAGACCGGCATCGCGAAAGGCAAGCGCCTCACCAGCTGGCCCAGCCTGAAACGCGAACTCACCCTGGCCGGCGCCACCTGGGTGGACGAGGAGGTCGTCACGGACGGCCAGATCACCACCAGCCGCAACCCGGACGATCTGCCCGCCTTCAACGCCCGCATCACCGAGCAGTTCGCCCGGTAA
- a CDS encoding cupin domain-containing protein: protein MTQNKERQYKVSRDATAGWEGEHQLIHTQSSSMRLWENEEPADTEGKQPKTNDYDTLGYVIKGRVELIIEGQTIDLREGDSYLVPRGVEHTYRVAESLTAVEVTTPSTYRPPSHEQG from the coding sequence ATGACGCAGAACAAGGAACGCCAGTACAAGGTCAGCCGCGACGCCACCGCCGGCTGGGAAGGCGAGCACCAGCTCATTCACACGCAGAGCAGCAGCATGCGCCTCTGGGAAAACGAGGAACCCGCCGACACCGAAGGTAAACAGCCCAAAACGAACGACTACGACACCCTCGGCTACGTCATCAAGGGCCGCGTGGAACTCATCATTGAGGGCCAGACCATCGACCTGCGTGAGGGCGACAGCTACCTCGTGCCCCGCGGGGTGGAACACACCTACCGCGTCGCAGAAAGCCTCACCGCCGTGGAGGTCACCACGCCCAGCACCTACCGCCCCCCCAGCCACGAACAGGGTTGA
- the gcvP gene encoding aminomethyl-transferring glycine dehydrogenase: protein MKALQDLLQTNDFTARHLGPSEAEQAEMLAEFGLKSLDELTDTTLPAAIRFEGDLNAGDGVTEAQALADLKALAEQNKVFRSYIGTGYYGTHVPPVILRNMLENPGWYTAYTPYQAEISQGRLEMLLNFQQTVMDLTGMPISNASLLDEATAAAEAMTLAKRSGKSKGNVFYVADNVHPQTLNVVQTRAEYFGFDVQVGDADQVPEGAFGVLVQYPGTHGQLLDLAPIAEKVHAQGGALIVATDLLASALVKPAGELGADIVVGSAQRLGVPMGFGGPHAAFLACQKGFERSMPGRVIGVSKDARGNTALRMAMQTREQHIRREKATSNICTAQALLANMAAAYAVYHGADGLRTIAERVHRLTGILARALTNAGLTPNETFFDTLTVQGDAATIRARAEAKGINFRYGTGTQADLISISLDETVTPADLSDVIEALTGEKTDVLALDAQAMDGIPDHLKRQSEFLTHPVFSSHRSEHGMLRYLKQLENRDYSLVHGMIPLGSCTMKLNATTEMIPVTWPEFGNMHPFAPTTQTQGYAALLGELERWLADITGYEAVSLQPNSGASGEYAGLLAIRKYQEANGQGHRNVCLIPASAHGTNPASAAMMGMQVVVVKTDANGNIDWDDLKAQAEKHSEHLSALMITYPSTHGVYEENVKDVCDLIHQHGGQVYLDGANMNAQVGLSKPGLIGSDVSHLNLHKTFAIPHGGGGPGMGPIGVKAHLAPYLPNHPVIPTSDSQTGAVSAAQYGSASILPISYLYIKLLGAHGLRKSTQVALLNANYIAKKLSGAYPILYKGRNDRVAHECIIDIRPLKQDSGITEEDIAKRLMDYGFHAPTMSFPVPGTLMIEPTESEPKAELDRFIDAMLQIRREIQEVQDGTMAAGDSPLKHAPHTQTDLIAPEWNRAYSRETAAYPSRYQKNWKFWPAVNRVDNVYGDRNFMCACPPVEDYIGA from the coding sequence ATGAAAGCGCTGCAAGACCTGCTGCAAACCAATGACTTCACCGCCCGTCACCTCGGCCCCAGCGAAGCGGAACAGGCCGAGATGCTGGCCGAGTTCGGGCTGAAGAGCCTGGACGAACTGACCGACACCACCCTGCCCGCCGCGATCCGCTTCGAGGGCGACCTGAACGCCGGGGACGGCGTGACCGAAGCGCAGGCGCTGGCCGACCTGAAGGCCCTGGCGGAGCAGAACAAGGTGTTCCGCAGCTACATCGGCACGGGGTACTACGGCACGCACGTGCCGCCCGTGATCCTGCGCAACATGCTGGAAAACCCCGGCTGGTACACCGCGTACACCCCCTACCAGGCCGAGATCAGCCAGGGCCGCCTGGAGATGCTGCTGAACTTCCAGCAGACCGTGATGGACCTGACCGGCATGCCGATCAGCAACGCCAGCCTGCTGGACGAGGCCACTGCCGCCGCCGAGGCCATGACGCTCGCCAAACGCAGCGGCAAGAGCAAGGGCAACGTGTTCTACGTGGCCGACAACGTGCACCCGCAGACCCTGAACGTCGTGCAGACCCGCGCCGAGTACTTCGGGTTCGACGTGCAGGTCGGTGACGCCGACCAGGTGCCCGAAGGTGCGTTCGGGGTGCTGGTGCAGTACCCGGGCACGCACGGACAGCTGCTGGACCTCGCGCCCATCGCCGAGAAGGTGCACGCCCAGGGCGGCGCGCTGATCGTGGCGACCGACCTGCTCGCCAGCGCCCTGGTGAAACCCGCCGGGGAACTCGGCGCGGACATCGTGGTCGGCAGCGCGCAGCGCCTGGGTGTGCCCATGGGCTTCGGCGGACCACACGCAGCGTTCCTGGCCTGCCAGAAAGGCTTCGAGCGCAGCATGCCGGGCCGCGTGATCGGCGTGAGCAAGGACGCCCGCGGCAACACCGCCCTGCGCATGGCCATGCAGACCCGCGAGCAGCACATCCGCCGGGAGAAGGCCACCAGCAACATCTGCACCGCGCAGGCCCTGCTGGCCAACATGGCCGCCGCGTACGCCGTGTACCACGGTGCGGACGGGCTGCGCACCATCGCCGAGCGGGTCCACCGCCTGACCGGCATCCTCGCCCGGGCGCTGACGAACGCCGGCCTGACGCCCAACGAGACCTTCTTCGACACCCTGACCGTGCAGGGCGACGCGGCCACCATCCGCGCGCGCGCCGAGGCGAAAGGCATCAACTTCCGCTACGGCACCGGCACCCAGGCCGATCTGATCAGCATCAGCCTGGACGAGACCGTCACCCCCGCCGACCTCAGCGACGTGATCGAGGCCCTGACCGGTGAGAAGACGGACGTGCTGGCCCTGGACGCGCAGGCCATGGACGGCATCCCCGACCACCTCAAGCGCCAGAGCGAGTTCCTCACGCACCCCGTGTTCAGCAGCCACCGCAGCGAGCACGGCATGCTCCGGTACCTCAAGCAGCTGGAAAACCGCGACTACAGCCTGGTGCACGGCATGATCCCGCTGGGCAGCTGCACCATGAAACTCAACGCCACCACCGAGATGATCCCTGTCACGTGGCCCGAGTTCGGGAACATGCACCCCTTCGCGCCCACCACCCAGACCCAGGGGTACGCCGCGCTGCTGGGCGAACTGGAACGCTGGCTGGCCGACATCACCGGCTACGAGGCCGTGAGCCTGCAGCCGAACAGCGGCGCCAGTGGTGAGTACGCCGGCCTGCTCGCCATCCGCAAGTACCAGGAAGCCAACGGTCAGGGCCACCGCAACGTGTGCCTGATTCCCGCCAGCGCCCACGGCACCAACCCCGCCAGCGCCGCCATGATGGGCATGCAGGTCGTCGTCGTGAAGACCGACGCCAACGGCAACATCGACTGGGACGACCTGAAAGCGCAGGCCGAAAAGCACAGCGAGCACCTGTCCGCCCTGATGATCACGTACCCCAGCACGCACGGCGTGTACGAGGAGAACGTGAAGGACGTGTGCGACCTGATCCACCAGCACGGCGGGCAGGTGTACCTGGACGGCGCGAACATGAACGCCCAGGTGGGCCTGAGCAAACCCGGCCTGATCGGCAGTGACGTCTCCCACCTGAACCTGCACAAGACCTTCGCCATCCCCCACGGCGGCGGCGGCCCCGGCATGGGCCCCATCGGCGTCAAAGCCCACCTCGCACCCTACCTGCCCAACCACCCCGTCATCCCCACCAGCGACAGCCAGACGGGCGCCGTGAGTGCCGCGCAGTACGGCAGCGCCAGCATCCTCCCCATCAGCTACCTGTACATCAAACTCCTCGGCGCGCACGGCCTGCGCAAGAGCACCCAGGTCGCCCTGCTCAACGCCAACTACATCGCCAAGAAACTCAGCGGCGCCTACCCCATCCTCTACAAGGGCCGCAACGACCGCGTGGCGCACGAGTGCATCATCGACATCCGCCCCTTGAAACAGGACAGCGGCATCACCGAGGAAGACATCGCCAAACGCCTCATGGACTACGGCTTCCACGCCCCCACCATGAGCTTCCCCGTGCCCGGCACCCTGATGATCGAACCCACCGAGAGCGAACCCAAAGCCGAACTCGACCGGTTCATCGACGCCATGCTCCAGATCCGCCGCGAAATCCAGGAAGTGCAGGACGGCACCATGGCCGCTGGCGACAGCCCCCTGAAGCACGCCCCCCACACCCAGACCGACCTGATCGCCCCCGAATGGAATCGTGCGTACAGCCGTGAAACGGCCGCCTACCCCAGCCGGTACCAGAAGAACTGGAAGTTCTGGCCTGCCGTGAACCGCGTAGACAACGTGTACGGCGACCGCAACTTCATGTGCGCCTGCCCCCCCGTCGAGGACTACATCGGCGCGTAA
- the gcvH gene encoding glycine cleavage system protein GcvH — MTNPTTLKYAASHEWLASDGKVGITHHAQEQLGDVVYVELPEVGREVTAGEAVAVVESVKTASDIYAPASGRIIAVNDELGNSPELVNSGPFEAGWLFQLEVSEENTDLLDAAAYEAQADH; from the coding sequence ATGACGAACCCCACCACCCTGAAATACGCCGCTTCCCACGAATGGCTCGCCTCCGACGGCAAGGTCGGCATCACCCACCACGCCCAGGAACAGCTCGGCGACGTGGTGTACGTGGAACTGCCCGAAGTCGGCCGTGAAGTCACCGCCGGGGAGGCCGTGGCGGTCGTGGAGTCCGTGAAGACGGCCAGCGACATCTACGCGCCCGCCAGCGGCCGCATCATCGCCGTGAACGACGAGCTGGGCAACAGCCCGGAACTCGTGAACAGCGGTCCCTTCGAGGCCGGGTGGCTGTTCCAGCTGGAAGTCAGCGAGGAGAACACCGACCTGCTGGACGCCGCCGCGTACGAAGCCCAGGCCGACCACTAA
- the gcvT gene encoding glycine cleavage system aminomethyltransferase GcvT, which produces MTDTASAPLRRTPLHAAHLKAGARMVPFGGWDMPVQYAGLKAEHEAVRTGAGVFDVSHMGEFRVTGPDALAFLQHVTPNDVSKIRPGRAQYNWLPNDRGGLVDDIYIYRVADSEFLVVVNASNIEKDWAHLNALKGSFDVQLTNESDQWALLAVQGPQAAERLAAHATPDLLAPKKNAYFAGTLFGMDVHFARTGYTGEDGYEVFVPADQAEALWEKLLETGIQPAGLGARDTLRLEAGFPLYGHEFSDDLHPLSTHYTWVAKDKAHHGREGLQSAPTQKLIGLKLEKVPVREGYPVKQGGRVVGHVTSGSSSPSLGHPIAMALVEAGAAEADTFEVEVRGKDHPATRTDVPFYRP; this is translated from the coding sequence ATGACGGACACCGCTTCCGCGCCCCTGCGGCGCACTCCGCTCCATGCCGCGCACCTGAAGGCCGGGGCCCGGATGGTCCCTTTCGGCGGGTGGGACATGCCCGTGCAGTACGCCGGCCTGAAGGCCGAGCATGAGGCCGTGCGCACCGGCGCCGGGGTGTTCGACGTGTCGCACATGGGGGAATTCCGCGTGACCGGCCCGGACGCCCTGGCCTTCCTGCAGCACGTCACGCCGAACGACGTGAGCAAGATCAGGCCCGGCCGCGCGCAGTACAACTGGCTGCCCAATGACCGCGGCGGCCTGGTGGACGACATCTACATCTACCGCGTGGCGGACAGCGAATTCCTGGTGGTCGTGAACGCCAGCAACATCGAGAAGGACTGGGCGCACCTGAATGCCCTGAAGGGCAGCTTCGACGTGCAGCTCACGAACGAATCCGACCAGTGGGCGTTGCTGGCCGTGCAGGGCCCCCAGGCGGCCGAACGGCTCGCCGCGCACGCCACCCCGGACCTGCTCGCGCCGAAGAAGAACGCGTACTTCGCCGGCACGCTGTTCGGGATGGACGTGCACTTCGCCCGCACCGGGTACACCGGCGAGGACGGCTACGAGGTCTTCGTGCCCGCCGATCAGGCTGAGGCGCTGTGGGAGAAACTGCTGGAAACCGGCATTCAGCCCGCCGGGCTGGGCGCCCGCGACACCCTGCGCCTGGAAGCCGGGTTCCCGCTGTACGGGCACGAGTTCAGTGACGACCTGCACCCCCTCAGCACCCACTACACCTGGGTCGCCAAGGACAAGGCCCACCACGGCCGCGAGGGCCTGCAAAGCGCCCCCACGCAGAAACTCATCGGCCTGAAGCTGGAGAAGGTGCCGGTCCGCGAGGGCTACCCCGTGAAGCAGGGCGGCCGCGTCGTGGGGCACGTGACCAGCGGCAGCAGCAGCCCCAGCCTGGGCCACCCGATCGCCATGGCCCTGGTCGAGGCGGGCGCCGCCGAAGCCGACACCTTCGAGGTGGAGGTGCGCGGCAAGGACCACCCCGCCACCCGCACCGACGTGCCCTTCTACCGCCCCTGA
- a CDS encoding nitroreductase family protein has protein sequence MQTVQEAMRAHRSIRTFTPEPVPDAVVREVLEEAIAGGSSSGNLNSYSVILTRDAARKEALYRLHAEQEMVREAPVVLTFCADWFRTREWLRLRGARDNFNNLLGYHVAAFDAMIVAQNVALAFEARGYGLCYLGTTLNSMRGIAELLELPETCVPVTTLVVGVPAENPAKRDRLPLAAFLHEETYRRPDTAELEALYREREVKGWARYMAHPELRARIEEGGITSLAEFYTSRFKYDPDVHVPQSAELQAFLAEKGFLPRG, from the coding sequence ATGCAGACTGTTCAGGAAGCGATGCGGGCCCACCGGTCCATCCGCACGTTCACGCCGGAGCCCGTGCCGGACGCGGTGGTCCGCGAGGTGCTGGAAGAGGCGATCGCGGGCGGGTCGTCGTCGGGGAACCTGAACAGCTATTCGGTGATTCTCACGCGGGACGCGGCCCGGAAGGAGGCGCTGTACCGGCTGCACGCCGAGCAGGAAATGGTGCGGGAGGCGCCGGTGGTGCTGACCTTCTGCGCGGACTGGTTCCGCACGCGCGAGTGGTTGCGGCTGCGGGGCGCGCGGGACAACTTCAACAACCTGCTGGGGTACCACGTGGCGGCGTTCGACGCGATGATCGTGGCGCAGAACGTGGCGCTGGCGTTCGAGGCGCGCGGGTACGGCCTGTGTTACCTGGGCACCACCCTGAACTCCATGCGCGGCATCGCGGAACTGCTGGAGTTGCCGGAGACGTGCGTGCCGGTCACGACGCTGGTGGTGGGCGTCCCGGCGGAGAACCCCGCGAAACGCGACCGGCTGCCGCTGGCGGCGTTCCTGCACGAGGAGACGTACCGCCGGCCGGACACCGCGGAGCTGGAGGCGCTGTACCGCGAGCGCGAGGTGAAGGGCTGGGCGCGGTACATGGCGCACCCGGAGTTGCGCGCGCGGATCGAGGAGGGCGGCATCACGTCGCTGGCGGAGTTCTACACCAGCCGCTTCAAGTACGACCCGGACGTGCACGTGCCGCAGTCCGCGGAGTTGCAGGCGTTCCTGGCAGAGAAGGGTTTCCTACCGCGGGGGTGA
- a CDS encoding replication-associated recombination protein A, with the protein MTLFDPPAPLAERLRPRTVHEVVGQTHLLGPGKPLTRVLESGRLGSLILWGPPGVGKTTLARLLAGEVGAHFIPLSAVTAGVKDVREAVTEAERLRARGQRTILFLDEIHRFNKAQQDALLPHVESGLLTLIGATTENPSFEVNPALRSRARTLVLQALTHDETRALLDRALTDERGLPGVTAQPEALDLTARLAEGDARRALSTLEVASTLANPVTPEAITEAFGRHLPQMDKNGEDFFNLISALHKSVRGSHVDASLYWLARMLQGGADPLYVARRIVRMAAEDIGLADPQALRLAIAARDTADFLGSPEGDLALAQAVVYLALAPKSNSVYTAWKRAVSAVQEGETLPVPLHLRNAPTGLMRQQGYGQGYAYYFDDPAGSFRQNYLPDGVHLDLYTPTGEGWEQRVAERWRKLQDAHGEGKAQPEG; encoded by the coding sequence GTGACGCTGTTCGACCCGCCCGCCCCCCTGGCCGAACGCCTGCGGCCCCGCACCGTGCACGAGGTCGTGGGCCAGACACACCTGCTCGGGCCCGGCAAACCCCTCACCCGGGTCCTGGAATCCGGACGGCTCGGCAGCCTGATCCTCTGGGGGCCCCCCGGCGTGGGCAAGACCACCCTCGCCAGACTGCTGGCCGGCGAGGTCGGCGCGCACTTCATCCCCCTCTCGGCCGTCACCGCCGGCGTCAAGGACGTCCGCGAGGCCGTCACCGAGGCCGAACGCCTGCGCGCCCGCGGGCAGCGCACCATCCTCTTCCTCGACGAGATTCACCGCTTCAACAAGGCCCAGCAGGACGCCCTGCTGCCCCACGTGGAATCCGGGCTGCTCACCCTGATCGGCGCCACCACCGAGAACCCCAGCTTCGAGGTGAATCCCGCCCTGCGCAGCCGTGCCCGCACCCTGGTCCTCCAGGCCCTCACGCACGACGAGACCCGCGCCCTGCTGGACCGCGCCCTCACCGACGAGCGCGGCCTGCCCGGCGTCACCGCCCAGCCTGAGGCGCTGGACCTCACCGCCCGGCTCGCCGAGGGCGACGCCCGCCGCGCCCTGTCCACCCTGGAAGTCGCCAGCACCCTCGCCAACCCCGTCACGCCGGAGGCCATTACGGAGGCGTTCGGCCGGCACCTGCCGCAGATGGACAAGAACGGCGAGGACTTCTTCAACCTGATCAGCGCCCTGCACAAGAGCGTGCGCGGCTCCCACGTGGACGCCAGCCTGTACTGGCTGGCCCGCATGCTTCAGGGCGGCGCCGACCCCCTGTACGTCGCCCGGCGCATCGTGCGCATGGCCGCCGAGGACATCGGCCTCGCCGACCCGCAGGCCCTGCGCCTTGCCATCGCCGCCCGCGACACCGCCGACTTCCTCGGCAGCCCCGAAGGCGACCTGGCCCTGGCGCAGGCCGTCGTGTACCTCGCGCTGGCCCCCAAGAGCAACAGCGTGTACACCGCCTGGAAACGCGCCGTGAGCGCCGTGCAGGAAGGGGAGACACTGCCCGTGCCGCTGCACCTGCGCAACGCCCCCACCGGCCTCATGCGCCAGCAGGGCTACGGCCAGGGCTACGCCTACTACTTCGACGACCCCGCCGGCAGCTTCCGGCAGAACTACCTGCCTGACGGCGTGCACCTCGACCTGTACACCCCCACCGGCGAAGGCTGGGAACAGCGCGTCGCCGAACGCTGGCGCAAACTTCAAGACGCGCATGGAGAGGGAAAGGCACAACCGGAGGGATAG